In Indicator indicator isolate 239-I01 chromosome 20, UM_Iind_1.1, whole genome shotgun sequence, a genomic segment contains:
- the JCAD gene encoding junctional cadherin 5-associated protein isoform X2, giving the protein MFSVEDLLISHGYKLSKKTPVSYENRYDGYRREIMGSRSAQRTLSGFEAELRAGAYSKKPLVKTNSSSTESSHGSQGRHSGPGYHHDHQGLSTFHTSEGGVYDRPQLVWSAQPRTDKELAYWRRRGQDFSVLLGYSQKAGVEMKGLSAAPGTPRHPKESHLKVGMGTGYVRRSGLQENCEVPNDCKWQSLAMESWNQPKKVGRQMSEGDREKLLQELYSLTLGDNVLSTHNKGKSQSLPRVLSPESMRCVEMPSLTNSNNSLSVTKTPSYPPSRLSVEPAKHHETGSHFLPLVKPKYGKPLKPPAYELQRQSRAPAETAGFQDHYQKDEPVSYLAKVNEPRQDACIQDSGLEPPVYVPPPSYKSPPHHSVTPHPLSEVPNTNTYASSDLQGPAERVIPCQRPAVSTFEAGGDPCKDNHLPHGKQSHARRPADYLCSVQYIPFDDPRIRHIKIAPLEGLQDNAKHTENARSPTSGALQERNLEVQYNSAFLDASNSSSSAKGERTSDSSTHSNRWLAPSIRDQENCALPDQRDSSTTNHSPYNEASTEYTKGKLSVRNSHMDSTCETVTKVKKFEPGTGMQSKKSSKKKMNETIFCLVSIPVKSESNLPDTDRNNNITQSPDKNGFDNNNGALQEQSLLSMSSTDLELQALTGSMTNKNELQKQELWRPEEFKQMNDLRFIQPTKHRELKYSGSWPGDQYKDQQTQTNFAEEPKSPQFFHGTKPGQPNSNKLLSPKLLGCTASTTGSKQTELPSDEGSCRQSTYGMKGQMYLSQSSNSAFSRTATSVLQSPSPKPHQSQPMPAQERETDLSKGDVVKGEAGTPCKRKELFGQFLLKPVSRRPWDAISELESFNKELQEQEESTSSEEDLESAAASPLAGALMQRRASRNEKSNQEPKHSGKLEMLVPEVPVFKSGRVKSKSESWSMGKEYGGEPGCVGSRGSSQPSGSSEGVEPADGSLITEMRTGEAKSRTSKHPVDVGPLETVLSSSPNGLCHSNPFNKLVLQEMSEDQNYLGFVKLSKGVTPTNDKVLERGSEAHLSPTKRNQGHSEPDLRSVGLDVVPGPGANNPDHFSNANAMEIPVNESLQARAARILGIDIAVESLLPDDQVGCHPGTTPANGTRDSQSSVGSTVSDKEGKKEDSYEGRRKCGWTESALFVRVGGREASTKTLVTEQVLEQPVNPSQGENQNLVCKSAVYQHSEKRVRSTSKVIETLQGKLTSPPSRTAMDRLVRMKEVDSVSRMRRLSIKSADSGEEVDEEKLSRVQEERGSKLGSSGAVSKRVISLSENGYLGGMDKKKIDRDFSLDTYDPTKVEKV; this is encoded by the exons ATGTTCAGTGTTGAAGACCTCCTGATTTCTCATGGATACAAAttgtcaaaaaaaacccctgttTCATATGAGAACAGATATGATGGGTACCGGCGAGAAATCATGGGGAGCAGATCTGCTCAGAGAACGCTGAGTGGGTTTGAGGCAGAGTTGAGAGCTGGGGCTTACAGCAAGAAACCTCTGGTGAAAACCAACTCGAGCAGCACTGAAAGCAGCCATGGGAGCCAAGGGAGGCATTCAGGTCCTGGTTACCACCATGACCATCAGGGTTTGTCCACTTTTCATACTTCAGAAGGGGG GGTTTATGACAGGCCCCAATTAGTATGGTCTGCCCAGCCCAGGACTGATAAAGAGCTCGCCTACTGGAGAAGACGAGGGCAGGACTTCAGTGTACTCCTGGGCTATTCCCAGAAAGCTGGTGTGGAAATGAAAGGCTTGTCTGCAGCCCCGGGGACACCTCGGCACCCCAAAGAGAGTCATCTGAAGGTGGGGATGGGCACAGGGTATGTTAGAAGAAGTGGCTTGCAGGAGAACTGTGAAGTGCCCAATGACTGCAAATGGCAAAGTCTGGCAATGGAAAGCTGGAACCAGCCGAAAAAGGTAGGGAGGCAAATGTCTGAGGGTGACAGGGAGAAACTGCTTCAAGAGCTGTATTCTCTGACCCTGGGAGACAATGTACTGAGCACCCACAACAAGGGGAAATCGCAGTCACTGCCAAGGGTCCTTTCACCCGAGAGCATGAGGTGCGTGGAAATGCCCTCCCTGACCAACAGTAACAACTCACTCAGCGTAACTAAAACCCCCTCCTATCCCCCAAGCAGGCTGAGTGTGGAACCAGCCAAGCACCATGAAACAGGAAGCCATTTCCTTCCCCTGGTGAAACCCAAGTATGGGAAACCTCTCAAGCCCCCAGCCTATGAACTGCAGcggcagagcagggcacctgCAGAAACGGCAGGCTTCCAGGACCACTACCAGAAGGATGAACCCGTCTCCTACTTAGCCAAAGTTAATGAGCCAAGGCAAGATGCTTGCATTCAAGACTCTGGTTTGGAGCCACCGGTCTATGTACCTCCTCCTTCTTACAAATCCCCACCTCACCACAGCGTGACCCCACACCCTCTCAGTGAAGTGCCTAACACCAACACGTATGCCAGCAGCGAtctgcagggtcctgcagagcGGGTTATCCCCTGCCAACGACCAGCTGTAAGTACTTTTGAAGCAGGGGGTGACCCCTGCAAAGACAACCACCTTCCTCATGGGAAGCAAAGCCATGCAAGGCGCCCTGCTGACTACCTGTGTTCTGTTCAGTATATTCCCTTTGATGACCCTCGGATACGACATATTAAAATCGCACCACTGGAAGGTCTGCAGGACAATGCTAAGCACACTGAAAATGCACGGAGTCCCACTTCTGGTGCTTTGCAAGAGAGAAATCTTGAAGTACAGTACAACAGTGCCTTTTTGGATGCATCAAATTCGTCCAGTTCTGCAAAGGGAGAAAGAACTTCTGACAGCTCCACCCATAGCAACAGATGGTTGGCACCATCCATCCGAGATCAGGAAAACTGTGCCTTGCCAGACCAAAGAGACAGTAGCACAACTAATCACAGCCCCTATAATGAAGCCAGCACAGAGTACACAAAAGGCAAACTCTCTGTAAGAAATTCACATATGGACAGCACCTGTGAGACTGTTACAAAAGTCAAAAAGTTTGAACCTGGAACTGGGATGCAGAGCAAAAAgagttcaaagaaaaaaatgaatgaaactATATTTTGTTTGGTCTCTATCCCAGTTAAATCAGAATCCAATCTGCCAGATACAGATAGGAACAACAACATAACCCAGAGCCCTGATAAGAATGGGTTTGATAACAACAATGGAGCTTTGCAAGAACAAAGTCTCTTAAGTATGTCTTCAACGGACTTGGAGTTACAAGCGCTCACAGGAAGCATGACCAATAAAAATGAGTTACAAAAACAAGAGCTGTGGAGACCAGAGGAGTTCAAACAAATGAATGACCTCAGATTTATTCAGCCTACAAAACACAGGGAGCTCAAATACTCTGGCTCCTGGCCAGGTGATCAGTACAAAGACCAGCAGACACAGACTAATTTTGCTGAAGAACCTAAAAGCCCACAATTTTTCCATGGTACAAAGCCTGGGCAGCCTAATAGTAACAAACTGCTGTCTCCAAAGCTCCTGGGATGTACAGCATCCACGACGGGGTCAAAACAGACAGAGTTACCTTCTGATGAGGGAAGCTGCAGACAGAGCACTTATGGCATGAAGGGTCAGATGTACCTCAGCCAGTCTAGCAACAGTGCATTTTCCAGGACTGCCACCTCGGTTCTTCAGtccccctccccaaaaccccaccagagCCAGCCCATGCCTGCCCAGGAGAGGGAAACTGACCTTTCCAAGGGAGATGTAGTTAAGGGAGAAGCAGGCACTCCCTGCAAAAGGAAGGAGCTGTTTGGGCAGTTCCTATTGAAGCCTGTAAGTCGCCGTCCCTGGGATGCAATAAGTGAGCTAGAAAGTTTTAACAAGGagctgcaagagcaggaggagagtaCGAGCAGTGAAGAAGACTTGGAaagtgctgcagcttctccactGGCAGGTGCCCTTATGCAGAGGAGGGCATCCAGAAATGAGAAATCAAACCAGGAGCCAAAACACAGTGGGAAGTTGGAAATGCTTGTGCCAGAGGTGCCTGTATTTAAGTCAGGAAGAGTTAAAAGTAAGTCTGAAAGTTGGAGCATGGGAAAGGAGTATGGTGGCGAGCCAGGCTGCGTTGGCTCTCGAGGCTCCTCGCAGCCAAGCGGGAGCAGTGAAGGAGTCGAGCCAGCAGATGGAAGTCTGATAACAGAAATGAGGACAGGGGAAGCCAAGAGCAGAACAAGCAAACATCCAGTTGATGTGGGCCCTCTTGAGACAGTTTTGTCCAGTAGCCCAAACGGTTTGTGTCACAGTAATCCTTTCAATAAGCTTGTCTTGCAAGAGATGAGTGAAGACCAAAATTACCTGGGGTTTGTTAAACTGAGCAAAGGTGTAACTCCCACAAATGATAAGGTATTAGAGAGAGGCTCAGAAGCACACTTGTCACCAACCAAGAGGAACCAAGGGCACTCTGAGCCAGATTTGAGGTCAGTGGGACTTGATGTAGTCCCAGGACCTGGTGCTAACAACCCTGATCACTTTTCAAACGCAAATGCCATGGAAATCCCAGTGAATGAGTCATTGCAGGCAAGAGCTGCAAGAATTTTAGGTATAGATATAGCAGTGGAGTCTCTCCTACCAGATGATCAGGTTGGATGCCACCCAGGCACTACCCCTGCAAATGGCACCCGGGACTCCCAGTCATCAGTGGGAAGCACAGTAAGTGACAAAGAAGGTAAAAAAGAGGATTCGTATGAAGGCAGACGGAAGTGTGGCTGGACAGAGAGTGCTCTTTTTGTCAGAGTGGGAGGCCGA GAAGCCAGCACGAAAACACTGGTAACTGAGCAAGTTCTTGAACAGCCTGTGAATCCCAGCCAAGGTGAGAACCAAAACTTGGTTTGCAAGTCAGCTGTGTATCAGCACTCAGAAAAGAGAGTGAGAAGCACCTCGAAAGTGATAGAGACACTGCAAGGCAAGCTGACGTCTCCACCCAGCCGGACTGCCATGGATCGCTTGGTGCGAATGAAGGAGGTCGACTCCGTGTCCCGGATGAGGCGGCTGAGCATTAAAAGTGCAGACTCGGGAGAGGAGGTGGACGAGGAGAAGTTGTCAAGGGtacaagaggagagaggaagcaaACTGGGAAGCTCAGGGGCTGTTTCCAAGCGTGTTATATCTCTCAGTGAAAATGGATATTTAGGTGGAATGGACAAGAAGAAGATCGACAGAGATTTTTCATTAG ATACGTATGATCCCACCAAAGTTGAAAAGGTGTGA
- the JCAD gene encoding junctional cadherin 5-associated protein isoform X1, which yields MFSVEDLLISHGYKLSKKTPVSYENRYDGYRREIMGSRSAQRTLSGFEAELRAGAYSKKPLVKTNSSSTESSHGSQGRHSGPGYHHDHQGLSTFHTSEGGVYDRPQLVWSAQPRTDKELAYWRRRGQDFSVLLGYSQKAGVEMKGLSAAPGTPRHPKESHLKVGMGTGYVRRSGLQENCEVPNDCKWQSLAMESWNQPKKVGRQMSEGDREKLLQELYSLTLGDNVLSTHNKGKSQSLPRVLSPESMRCVEMPSLTNSNNSLSVTKTPSYPPSRLSVEPAKHHETGSHFLPLVKPKYGKPLKPPAYELQRQSRAPAETAGFQDHYQKDEPVSYLAKVNEPRQDACIQDSGLEPPVYVPPPSYKSPPHHSVTPHPLSEVPNTNTYASSDLQGPAERVIPCQRPAVSTFEAGGDPCKDNHLPHGKQSHARRPADYLCSVQYIPFDDPRIRHIKIAPLEGLQDNAKHTENARSPTSGALQERNLEVQYNSAFLDASNSSSSAKGERTSDSSTHSNRWLAPSIRDQENCALPDQRDSSTTNHSPYNEASTEYTKGKLSVRNSHMDSTCETVTKVKKFEPGTGMQSKKSSKKKMNETIFCLVSIPVKSESNLPDTDRNNNITQSPDKNGFDNNNGALQEQSLLSMSSTDLELQALTGSMTNKNELQKQELWRPEEFKQMNDLRFIQPTKHRELKYSGSWPGDQYKDQQTQTNFAEEPKSPQFFHGTKPGQPNSNKLLSPKLLGCTASTTGSKQTELPSDEGSCRQSTYGMKGQMYLSQSSNSAFSRTATSVLQSPSPKPHQSQPMPAQERETDLSKGDVVKGEAGTPCKRKELFGQFLLKPVSRRPWDAISELESFNKELQEQEESTSSEEDLESAAASPLAGALMQRRASRNEKSNQEPKHSGKLEMLVPEVPVFKSGRVKSKSESWSMGKEYGGEPGCVGSRGSSQPSGSSEGVEPADGSLITEMRTGEAKSRTSKHPVDVGPLETVLSSSPNGLCHSNPFNKLVLQEMSEDQNYLGFVKLSKGVTPTNDKVLERGSEAHLSPTKRNQGHSEPDLRSVGLDVVPGPGANNPDHFSNANAMEIPVNESLQARAARILGIDIAVESLLPDDQVGCHPGTTPANGTRDSQSSVGSTVSDKEGKKEDSYEGRRKCGWTESALFVRVGGRASHPGECQSTHQEASTKTLVTEQVLEQPVNPSQGENQNLVCKSAVYQHSEKRVRSTSKVIETLQGKLTSPPSRTAMDRLVRMKEVDSVSRMRRLSIKSADSGEEVDEEKLSRVQEERGSKLGSSGAVSKRVISLSENGYLGGMDKKKIDRDFSLGKNLSWETPNGSCFLM from the exons ATGTTCAGTGTTGAAGACCTCCTGATTTCTCATGGATACAAAttgtcaaaaaaaacccctgttTCATATGAGAACAGATATGATGGGTACCGGCGAGAAATCATGGGGAGCAGATCTGCTCAGAGAACGCTGAGTGGGTTTGAGGCAGAGTTGAGAGCTGGGGCTTACAGCAAGAAACCTCTGGTGAAAACCAACTCGAGCAGCACTGAAAGCAGCCATGGGAGCCAAGGGAGGCATTCAGGTCCTGGTTACCACCATGACCATCAGGGTTTGTCCACTTTTCATACTTCAGAAGGGGG GGTTTATGACAGGCCCCAATTAGTATGGTCTGCCCAGCCCAGGACTGATAAAGAGCTCGCCTACTGGAGAAGACGAGGGCAGGACTTCAGTGTACTCCTGGGCTATTCCCAGAAAGCTGGTGTGGAAATGAAAGGCTTGTCTGCAGCCCCGGGGACACCTCGGCACCCCAAAGAGAGTCATCTGAAGGTGGGGATGGGCACAGGGTATGTTAGAAGAAGTGGCTTGCAGGAGAACTGTGAAGTGCCCAATGACTGCAAATGGCAAAGTCTGGCAATGGAAAGCTGGAACCAGCCGAAAAAGGTAGGGAGGCAAATGTCTGAGGGTGACAGGGAGAAACTGCTTCAAGAGCTGTATTCTCTGACCCTGGGAGACAATGTACTGAGCACCCACAACAAGGGGAAATCGCAGTCACTGCCAAGGGTCCTTTCACCCGAGAGCATGAGGTGCGTGGAAATGCCCTCCCTGACCAACAGTAACAACTCACTCAGCGTAACTAAAACCCCCTCCTATCCCCCAAGCAGGCTGAGTGTGGAACCAGCCAAGCACCATGAAACAGGAAGCCATTTCCTTCCCCTGGTGAAACCCAAGTATGGGAAACCTCTCAAGCCCCCAGCCTATGAACTGCAGcggcagagcagggcacctgCAGAAACGGCAGGCTTCCAGGACCACTACCAGAAGGATGAACCCGTCTCCTACTTAGCCAAAGTTAATGAGCCAAGGCAAGATGCTTGCATTCAAGACTCTGGTTTGGAGCCACCGGTCTATGTACCTCCTCCTTCTTACAAATCCCCACCTCACCACAGCGTGACCCCACACCCTCTCAGTGAAGTGCCTAACACCAACACGTATGCCAGCAGCGAtctgcagggtcctgcagagcGGGTTATCCCCTGCCAACGACCAGCTGTAAGTACTTTTGAAGCAGGGGGTGACCCCTGCAAAGACAACCACCTTCCTCATGGGAAGCAAAGCCATGCAAGGCGCCCTGCTGACTACCTGTGTTCTGTTCAGTATATTCCCTTTGATGACCCTCGGATACGACATATTAAAATCGCACCACTGGAAGGTCTGCAGGACAATGCTAAGCACACTGAAAATGCACGGAGTCCCACTTCTGGTGCTTTGCAAGAGAGAAATCTTGAAGTACAGTACAACAGTGCCTTTTTGGATGCATCAAATTCGTCCAGTTCTGCAAAGGGAGAAAGAACTTCTGACAGCTCCACCCATAGCAACAGATGGTTGGCACCATCCATCCGAGATCAGGAAAACTGTGCCTTGCCAGACCAAAGAGACAGTAGCACAACTAATCACAGCCCCTATAATGAAGCCAGCACAGAGTACACAAAAGGCAAACTCTCTGTAAGAAATTCACATATGGACAGCACCTGTGAGACTGTTACAAAAGTCAAAAAGTTTGAACCTGGAACTGGGATGCAGAGCAAAAAgagttcaaagaaaaaaatgaatgaaactATATTTTGTTTGGTCTCTATCCCAGTTAAATCAGAATCCAATCTGCCAGATACAGATAGGAACAACAACATAACCCAGAGCCCTGATAAGAATGGGTTTGATAACAACAATGGAGCTTTGCAAGAACAAAGTCTCTTAAGTATGTCTTCAACGGACTTGGAGTTACAAGCGCTCACAGGAAGCATGACCAATAAAAATGAGTTACAAAAACAAGAGCTGTGGAGACCAGAGGAGTTCAAACAAATGAATGACCTCAGATTTATTCAGCCTACAAAACACAGGGAGCTCAAATACTCTGGCTCCTGGCCAGGTGATCAGTACAAAGACCAGCAGACACAGACTAATTTTGCTGAAGAACCTAAAAGCCCACAATTTTTCCATGGTACAAAGCCTGGGCAGCCTAATAGTAACAAACTGCTGTCTCCAAAGCTCCTGGGATGTACAGCATCCACGACGGGGTCAAAACAGACAGAGTTACCTTCTGATGAGGGAAGCTGCAGACAGAGCACTTATGGCATGAAGGGTCAGATGTACCTCAGCCAGTCTAGCAACAGTGCATTTTCCAGGACTGCCACCTCGGTTCTTCAGtccccctccccaaaaccccaccagagCCAGCCCATGCCTGCCCAGGAGAGGGAAACTGACCTTTCCAAGGGAGATGTAGTTAAGGGAGAAGCAGGCACTCCCTGCAAAAGGAAGGAGCTGTTTGGGCAGTTCCTATTGAAGCCTGTAAGTCGCCGTCCCTGGGATGCAATAAGTGAGCTAGAAAGTTTTAACAAGGagctgcaagagcaggaggagagtaCGAGCAGTGAAGAAGACTTGGAaagtgctgcagcttctccactGGCAGGTGCCCTTATGCAGAGGAGGGCATCCAGAAATGAGAAATCAAACCAGGAGCCAAAACACAGTGGGAAGTTGGAAATGCTTGTGCCAGAGGTGCCTGTATTTAAGTCAGGAAGAGTTAAAAGTAAGTCTGAAAGTTGGAGCATGGGAAAGGAGTATGGTGGCGAGCCAGGCTGCGTTGGCTCTCGAGGCTCCTCGCAGCCAAGCGGGAGCAGTGAAGGAGTCGAGCCAGCAGATGGAAGTCTGATAACAGAAATGAGGACAGGGGAAGCCAAGAGCAGAACAAGCAAACATCCAGTTGATGTGGGCCCTCTTGAGACAGTTTTGTCCAGTAGCCCAAACGGTTTGTGTCACAGTAATCCTTTCAATAAGCTTGTCTTGCAAGAGATGAGTGAAGACCAAAATTACCTGGGGTTTGTTAAACTGAGCAAAGGTGTAACTCCCACAAATGATAAGGTATTAGAGAGAGGCTCAGAAGCACACTTGTCACCAACCAAGAGGAACCAAGGGCACTCTGAGCCAGATTTGAGGTCAGTGGGACTTGATGTAGTCCCAGGACCTGGTGCTAACAACCCTGATCACTTTTCAAACGCAAATGCCATGGAAATCCCAGTGAATGAGTCATTGCAGGCAAGAGCTGCAAGAATTTTAGGTATAGATATAGCAGTGGAGTCTCTCCTACCAGATGATCAGGTTGGATGCCACCCAGGCACTACCCCTGCAAATGGCACCCGGGACTCCCAGTCATCAGTGGGAAGCACAGTAAGTGACAAAGAAGGTAAAAAAGAGGATTCGTATGAAGGCAGACGGAAGTGTGGCTGGACAGAGAGTGCTCTTTTTGTCAGAGTGGGAGGCCGAGCTTCACACCCTGGTGAATGCCAGAGCACTCACCAGGAAGCCAGCACGAAAACACTGGTAACTGAGCAAGTTCTTGAACAGCCTGTGAATCCCAGCCAAGGTGAGAACCAAAACTTGGTTTGCAAGTCAGCTGTGTATCAGCACTCAGAAAAGAGAGTGAGAAGCACCTCGAAAGTGATAGAGACACTGCAAGGCAAGCTGACGTCTCCACCCAGCCGGACTGCCATGGATCGCTTGGTGCGAATGAAGGAGGTCGACTCCGTGTCCCGGATGAGGCGGCTGAGCATTAAAAGTGCAGACTCGGGAGAGGAGGTGGACGAGGAGAAGTTGTCAAGGGtacaagaggagagaggaagcaaACTGGGAAGCTCAGGGGCTGTTTCCAAGCGTGTTATATCTCTCAGTGAAAATGGATATTTAGGTGGAATGGACAAGAAGAAGATCGACAGAGATTTTTCATTAGGTAAGAACCTATCCTGGGAGACCCCAAATGGATCCTGTTTCCTTATGTAA